Within the Thermanaeromonas toyohensis ToBE genome, the region TTAGCCTCGGGCGATAAGGAGGTTTTTAATTTATATGGCTTTAAAGAGCAAGCATCTATTAGGGCTTAAGGATCTCAGTGCTCAAGAGATCAAGCTTATACTGGATACTGCTGGACCTATGAAGGAAATAATCCAGCGCGACATTAAAAAAGTTCCCACCTTAAGGGGTAAGCTCGTAGTAACCCTTTTTTACGAGCCCAGTACCCGTACCCGCACCTCCTTTGAGCTGGCTGCTAAATACATGGGCGCCGACACTGTAAGTATAGCTACCTCCACCAGCAGTGTCACTAAGGGGGAGTCTTTGCGGGATACAGCTCAGACCTTGGCCGCCATGGGCGCGGATGCAGTCATCATTCGGCATTCTGCAGCCGGAAGCCCGGTTTTACTCACCCGGTATATTAAGGCTTCGGTTATCAACGGGGGGGATGGTATGCATGAACATCCTACCCAGGCTTTACTCGATATGTTTACTATCCAGGAGAAGTTGGGTCGTATAGAGGGTCTTAAGGTAGTTATCTTAGGAGATATCCTTCATAGCCGGGTAGCTCGGTCCAACATTTGGGGATTAACTAAGATGGGTGCGGAAGT harbors:
- a CDS encoding aspartate carbamoyltransferase catalytic subunit, translating into MALKSKHLLGLKDLSAQEIKLILDTAGPMKEIIQRDIKKVPTLRGKLVVTLFYEPSTRTRTSFELAAKYMGADTVSIATSTSSVTKGESLRDTAQTLAAMGADAVIIRHSAAGSPVLLTRYIKASVINGGDGMHEHPTQALLDMFTIQEKLGRIEGLKVVILGDILHSRVARSNIWGLTKMGAEVRVAGPPTLIPKGIENLGVKVFYRVEEALRGADVINVLRIQRERQKKGLFPSLREYALLYQLTPERLRLAKPNALVLHPGPMNRGIEISPAVADGLQSAITEQVTNGVAVRMALLYLLIGGGN